The Vespa velutina chromosome 19, iVesVel2.1, whole genome shotgun sequence region GTTATAAGGTTGAAAATATAATCTGGATGTAGTTAATAATACCCTGCCTGGATTAATTACAAGTGGTAATACTTTATTTGCTTGAATTTCTAACACAACCGTTTCGTATAAATCTTCTAGCCAAGATGTATCAAAAGATACACGTGATTGTCTGGAGTGAACTATagtcattatctttaaaaaaaaaaaaaaaaaggagtaaataaattgataaatatttattacttaataaaaaattctatgtagaaaaaaaaaacagatatatatatgtacatatatatatatatataccattgcATTTTGTTCAGCTGTTGGCAAAGTAGCAGCACGAAGTAATTGCAATATTTGAGGAAGacaattttctatctttgcataattaaaagaaaattgaaaagtcgagtttttatgaataaatttgtatggtgcgagaacatttttttctaacatttccACATACTGTTTACATTGAACATTCAATACGTTATTGCatctgaaaaattattatacatcaccattcaataacaattaatgatattacatTGAACCTacctaattaatattataaaattatgccTACCCTTCTATATTATCTTCTGAATTATATTGTTCAACCCTTATAGTCTCTTTAAGCTGTATTTTGATCAATGGTTGAATGAAatctttatttacaaaaactAATGATTTTGAACAAAGTTTCAATCTTCCGTCTATCCATTCTGTTTGTTCTGGAAACAACGGTTCTATCGCTCTCATCTGAACACTATAatcttcaaaaaatatttctcctgGCTCCAACAGGAGCATCgtaaatctatttaaaaaacaaaaaaaaaaacaaaaaaaaaataaagagagagaaagagagaaaaaagaaaacaatgatttGTTTTGCATATTCTACAGActgattttatatcataaaagtaaattaacttatgttatttataaattttcgataaaacaatattacacttaatcttattaataactgtttacttattatttacagaacttatataaaatgaatatcattaggaaatgaaataactcacttttctttttccattattatatatttatagatataaaatgatttcccATATACATATCACAATCGTTGTTTCACcttttatttatgtacttatatGAACTACGTATATTCATTTCGgacaaacattttatattatacaaaagacgcagttttatattttaaacaaataacaaTTGCATCGGAATGGTTATGAATCACGAAAATGTTTagtggtattttttttttaaccaatgATATCTCATAGTTAAGATTATGCATTGTAACCTATTATTGCAATAGTCAAAgggacttttatttttctgttaatgctgttacttcattttttttattataattgaaacgGCATATTCgtaatagaatttataaattgacaaattttattaaaatccaatgaatttgtaattattctaaaacaatatttttcataatattttcatattatgcATCGTTATCGACAGAACAGAATTAATTACCGACCGAGTATCTATACCgcgttttataaaaacaatatgtcGACGCGATCGTCAGTTGTTCGACAGACGTCTCGAAAGTAAGTTTATTACGCAGCAGAGCTACAAATCTCATAggttttaatcattttaattattattattattattattattattattattattactatagtatattaatcttaattataaaaatggaaaaaaagtctacaagaaataaaaagaactatttatattatctaatagAAATATGCGTTATTATGAGAGTTATCTTTGTCTCATAATTTCTCATCCAAtaaatttctatctttctacgcttttaatacaattatttaatgatatttatttatgcaatAAATACATCTcctatgtattaatatttaagattattttatattatattattattagttttaataaaaattacgtcATAAGTTTCGAAAGattcttgaaaaaagaaaaaaatttcgtgcGCTCGTAAgccgataatttttatacgtacatttcattctaaatttaaaatattcaggTAATTTCACGATATTCTACGATATTATAccatgttatatttatttgagaatatcaagagaacaaaaaaaaaaaatttctttgaataaaattagataCGTTTGTATTGTATAATTAGGTGTATAAACGTGAACTATAAAATTTTACTTGAAAATCTCTGAAGATCGGAAGAATTTTCAATAAGTTACGTACGATgcaagttattttttttttttttatttgttatataaactATACAAGTTGGGTCTCCGTCagcagcaacctccacgtggtgagacctggtaatcgatattacttgcgatgtaacatatatatatatattccgtaATTTCTGTCGCAAAAACAACGCAAGTACTATCGAGCTAATGGCTGCCTTTATTATGGcttatagaatattattttgttatttaaaaacaaaaaaagaaagtacatGTTTCAATCAGTAATATGTTTCACGTAGTACATTTCAaatgattaattgattattaataataataataataataataattttcaaaattcgtCTCGATCCATTCCTACCTTCGTTATATCGTATCTCCAGTgaatttcgttattttattttcaacattcgaatatattttattatttatcgaatatttgttCATCAATAAAAGggatattaattagaaatggataataaaaatgaagaaacaatCGTATACGTTACGATACCAAGGAAAGAAGAGCTCAGTTGCGTTAATTGTGAAATTGATTTCATTGAAGTACAAAATTCATTAGCAAGATCGAATTATCATTGGCAAACATTAAAGTGTCGGTAAGATTGATATAttcgtcatttttatcgttattgttataatggtTAATTCATAGAagtgaaatattaattgacaAAAATTTTCACTTGAGaatctttcaaaatttatgacgtaatttcaataaaatgtcGATAATTGAggtatcattttataaaatatttttttcttttattttttcttgttcttttttttttgttttttttttttttttttttaattaaatctaagTATTTCTGACCAACGTGAattattggttttttttttgtttttttttgttttttgcttttaGATTAATTATACACATTCTTCCGGAAATTATTGCATCTCCTATACCGGGGACAGATAATTCGATATCTATTATTACTTCTAATGAATTTTTGGAAACTGGCAAATTGCAGAAAACTTTACGAACTTTGAACATGTTGGCAAGTGTTTCATATGCGAATATTAATTGGGggaattagttttatttaattaaatgatagaaaacattctttctttttttaatttttgatttttaaagttTAAAAGTCCACAAACGGTAACGGTGGAAGGTTATATAGTTTGTCTTAATTATACGATAGAATGCAAATTAGCTCCAATGTGGAATAAAGTTggacaatattatatacaaggCAAACATTTTTATACGTCTATGCAAGAAATGAATGCATTGAAATTACAGATTTCAATAAATggtattacaatatattatcaaataatttatatatatatatatatatttatattagattttatataaaaatagatttacaGATGGAAACgtgttatttaaatttcaaccGAGAAAACTCAAAATACCATTTATACAATTggaagatttttatttgttacgtTCGTCGATATTAGATTTtctaatagataataatggttTCATCAATTTAACAGAATTTTCTCAATCGGTATACGTATTGCCAAGGTATTCCTggattcttttgaaatttttctaacgagttttctttttattacaataaataaatattattcttttttagtaTGAATATGGGAAAGGTCATATCGGTAGTTAAAAAAATACCATCTAGTTGTCCATTTAAAGATTATGAACAATTGCGTAGACATTGGAAGAATATGGTATAGTTTAGTTTTTAGAtttgattgaaatttattaaatcttttatacggcttatgtaattatttttttcttttttttttttttttagtatggTTATCGTTTACCCAAAACTCCTGaaggaattatatattacaatatcaaattttcatCTCCTGGCGTTAATCATTTTACATATCCAAGTACATGTGTAGCTCTTAAACCATTGCAATTGTTTCCTTCCaatgataatgaatatataatttctctatttatagATGATATACGTAAGACAATATCTGAAATATGTGGCAAAAAGTTACAGATATTGtcacataaaaaagaaaatgtacaatttttttcattaaatgaagtatgcaatatttaatatattcaatattacagttaattttttttttatatataatagaatatatattagaatttaattaattttatatagtatacatCGAATCTTCAGAATAAGCTATTATCACcaggagagaaagaatcaaGTAAATTCCAATCAAATGTAAAGATCATTGAGAAAATACCAAAATCAGAGTTTCTATCAAAATATGAACATTGGTTATTAAAAGATACAAATAAATCAACGTGTCAAACATTAAAGCCAATAACACATTTAtctgaaattgaaaaaatccATACTACTAGTATACCAGTTGGtgttaataatagaaaaacttttcttaaTGAGAATCTtagaatagataaaataaatgataataaaataataaatagtaatttattaaattataatgaaacagTTGGAAAATCTTCAAATCGTCTACAACatgtaaagagaaaattccAATCTTTTGAGACTAATACAGAATCAATCAATTCAATGCAAATAAATGAACATACTAatacaaaagtaaaagaaaaatttttgaatataagaaatgatataaaaatggcaagtacatatatatatacacacaaatcaTGTGCTTTgcaatagatatattttattcttgttaataatatctataaataagtataataacctTATTTACAGAATCAAGATGTAGATATAGAAATGTTGGCAAAGCTTAACCAATTAGATCAAGTAAAATCTTCTATTCTAAGTGATTGGCTACAGAAACATTCTATTCcacataaattaaaagaaaagaagtctcagttaatattaaaagtaatggaacatataagaaagaaaaaaatttgctactaggatatacaaaataataaacacaTTTTAAATGCATACAATTTCATAGATCCATGTTAAaagttttgttatataaatgatagtttttgtttactttaaatttataaaaaaataacaggtaattaaatttcatataaaatatcacaaaaacaaacgtgtgtatataaaatatttctatgataatattacatttcaatactttgatatatttttatagctGTTAATATAGATGTCCTTTCAGCTTCTTCCTTTATTCCAATTTCTTGTAAATCTTTGTCAGAAAGCATTAGAATAAGATCCATGTCTATCtatgtagaaaagaaatatttttttttattacttaagtAACTTTAGTAATCATAAATTACTTACTTCTTCTTTAAGAAATGTAGACATATGATGACATAAACcataatgttttaaaaaaacaatcatTTTAGTTTGTTGTGAATTTAGAACCATTCCTCTTGGTGGGGTTCTGTAACGTGGAGGTGTAGGTGTTTTGTCACCAGATACATTCTCATCATTAATATATGCAGGAACATTTGGTGACGATGTAGGACTAAATTCTGGTATAAATTCAAGGGTAGTATTATGATCATTTTGAACAGATGTTAGATCTAAATCTGCTGGACGTATGGACTGTAATCTTTGaaggaattattatttattattatcttcgaagaaaatatattattattttaaatataattgatttattatacctTTTAAGCATTACAGTAGGTGAATGTTTTGAATCTTTTGTAGATGTAGagatttctaataatttattatattctatttcagTTTCTATCATAATTGGATCCTTTtcgtcattttcattaatagtGGCTAAATTTGTACAATTtttcacaaaatatatatttggagAAGTAGGAAATTCTGTGTTAGAGATGTCTAAGAAAGTAGGTGATATTAGACTTGATTCTCCTGATAATGTAGCTCCAGCTAACAAGTCAACATTAagactttttaaatatttttctttacaagtACTCTCTAAAGTTTCCATTAAATTagattgattatttatatcggTATGATatgtatcaatatttattaaagggatattattattattattattattattattattattattattattattattgttattgtttttgttgttgttattcaaaatatcgtctttattattaaaatcctttagaatttgtacaatatattgaggtttatttttatgttcagTTATAGAAACATTATAGTttgattcatttttcattggaATATCATTTGATCCATCATTCCAATAATCTTCTATTTCACCATAAAATCTTGCCAAATTTGCTATTTCTGGTACTGTTGATTGCTTCATCataatgtgtgtatattcATCTATAAGATAGTTTGAATATCATTGTATTTTGTTAattggtatataaaatatagattatataagaaatatataatatatcttactGGCTTTAGAAACATCTAGACCCATatcgatcaaagaaaaaaacaaatctttatcatttttcaatgcAGCTATACATAGTGGATTAATGTCATCATTCATTGCATTTATTAATGTAGATGGACAAATTTCATATATCATTTGCAACATTTCTTTACTTATTGCACAAGCCATACCAATTACTGACATtcctattaaatatatcaaaaatttgtatttacaaATATCATAATTAGTTTATACTGTATATTGTAACatcatttgtaataaattattaatttttatattataaaaaagaagctgTGCTAGTAATGACTTACCAAGATAAGttgaatcatttatatttgatttttgttGTAAAAGTAATTTAACAGTATCAGTATTTCTATTTCGAATAGCTTGCATCAAAGGTGTCCAaccaaatttattttttctattaataacttgacgatgttcttttttctgtaaaatttctttaatgatATTAGAGCAACCATATGCTGCGCTAAcgtgtaataaattttcaccATAATTATTAACAGCATTCAAAGTATattctgaaatatatattttaatgttttattggccattaaacaaagaaaaaaaaaaaaaaaaaaaaaaaaaaaaaataaaggaagaaaaagaaatacattaaCTTTACCTTGTGTACGTAACAACTTTATAACTGTTGattctataattttctttgaatcctctgcttctctatttttttcaatgatattattctggttgttcattattttaattcacttaattaattcttataatgtaaaagataaaaataatttacgtttaatttttaacaaatgatATATGATGTCaagtttgtaaatattttcttttatgaccTTATAATGAATGTAtgtcataattaaaaagatatatttatatagatatatttatattatattaatttcatctatatcaataaataaagatttatataatatttttattattaaatattagatttatagttcttttttagtttattgaaaaattaaatggatCAAATGATATTCcaatgaaaaacaatttacgtgtcattttatcattcttcAAATTATTGTAGCTAATTTGAATTTTGGCGGTTCCTCGGTTCAACGTCACATCCGTAAAACTTTGTAAAGAACATGCCGGCTAGGTGGTGGCAGCACAGTATCACGCAGTGTGACGTTCGAAATGATTTCTGCCAGCGTTTGAATTTCACTTGAGGAATCTCATAGACGCTTATCTATTTAACTAAAACTCCTATGCATTCACAATGCATAATATTGTACCATAAGTTTTTAATATCGGTAGAGTGCATGATTCGAGTCGATGTGTTTGAAATAAGTCGGACTAGTGATCACTTTAATCTATTGTAACTCACGCTCGGTTGACCCTGTTTTTATACTTTCACCAACCTATTTTCATACATTCATAGCAGTAAGTGTTCCACGACGGCAAtgtatttgtaaaaagaaGTTTTTAGATAGTTCTATGGTGTTTCCCGTTAAAACTTGTGATATTTGTTAGGTTAGCTTAAAGACGACGCTGAGGTCAAATTTGTTGGGGTGGGGGCACTAATTAAGCAAATGTGGAAGGGGGAAACGGGCAAGCATCGCTACCGTTAGCGAATGATTTTTCCGGATATTTATCATAGTTGTTCATTCTTCTCTGTcagaaaatgtaaatttactTGACTCTTTGCATAATCATCTTTAAAGTATAATGTTTTAAGCTTAGTAAACCCTATTTTACAACAATATGGAGATAGTGGACTACTTACTAACATAAAAGAatcttttaaatgtatttaggAGTTAATATCATAATGTGCCATGCTCACATGTTCTTATTTTGAATCATAGAATGGGGAGCAGCAGTCAGTTGTATAGTCTCTCGTGGGGAGAATTTAGCTCATCTTTGGCTTCTGCTGTGCAGTTACTTAGAGGACATGGAGATTTAGTGGATGTAACATTAGCAGCAGGAGGGCGTAGCTTTCCTGCACACAAGATCGTGCTCTCGGCGGCAAGTCCCTTTTTGCTGGATTTACTGAAGGTtgcatcgatattttttcttaattataacatttgaTATTGGACATCTAATCAaagatttgaattttatatttgtaactaataatgtaatttctttttgatacaGAGTACACCTTGCCAACATCCAGTAGTTATGCTAGCAGGTATCGGAGCAGATGATTTAGAATCATTATTGGAGTTTGTTTATCGAGGTGAAGTCAGCGTTGAACCATCTCAATTACCATCTCTTCTTCAAGCTGCTCATTGTTTGTGTATTCATGGTTTAACACCCCCAACAATATTAACAGAAGTAGGTTCCTACATATGTATTACTTTATACTTCATgtgatttgatatattttttatagatagatGTTTAATCCTTGGTATCTcataaaattagaattaaaatgaaattaattatatctattagaGCGGCGAAGAAGTACCCCCATCTGCAATACCTGCGGCTAATGAAGGTTTATCAAGAGAAACTCTTAGTTCTTACTTCCCTttaaagaggaggaaaaagagaagaaagtccTCCTCATCTTCAGGAAAATGGGCACGCGGAAACATGACTAATGACAGTGAAAACAGGCATTTAAATACACACGCAGATGATCATGGAACAACAGATTATGATCCAAAGGATATCGATGCTCATCATGGTGATGACACAGGTGAGATAAAATTTCTTGTGCCTGTACCAGTCGCTTTATTTGTTGCactaaataattgaaatatgatatcataaaaaattgtaCAGTTAGTTATAAATTTGTTACTACGGAAAATTAAGTTGAAAATGGAGAAGTCAATACATTCTCATATTAAATCCATTAAAATTTCCTAGCcttaacgtttttattatgcGGGTGAAGATATTCCAATAGCAACagcaaaataattaatttgtgtTTTGTGTccgatatattaatttatctagcATTATCTGTGAGATGTATGAAATCTCTTTAggttatcctttttattaatacggaCACAAGCACAACCATCGGTTGGGTTGAACTGCATTTTTAATTGGTAATGCCATATGTTATAATATCTAAGACAGAAATTTCAGATACGAAGGTCAGTTCAGCCCTGCATGGTAACATTGTGTTTGTGTCTGTTAGCAGCAAGCGATCAGTTGGGATATACGAATCATCAGGGTAGCCATTCACCTCCTTCCAAAGAGGCAAAACCAGTAACTACAGAAAATTCTCAAGCAGGAGCTCATCAGGAACATACGTCAGATAGTGAACAACACTTACAGACACTGACGCCGATACAACCATATTCACCACTGCATATACCTCAGTTTCCTGGTTCAATGAACATGGGCTACCCACAAGGAGTACCGCTCCCACTCACGCAGGGATCGGCAGCTGGAACACCTACGTGTGCTCTATCAGGAAGTTTAAAAGTTCGTGGTGCTTCAGATTGTCCAGGCATTTGTCCACTTTGTGGTGCTACGTTACGTCAAGCAAGAAATTTACGCAGGCATCTTCTATCGTCTTGCAAGTGTCGATTTAGTAGTCATCCCTTACAAGGTTCATTGTCCGATTCAATGATGATTGAAGTTAAACCAGAAGTCGAGGTAACGGAATACAGTGAGCAATCAGCCAATCATGGGACTGACAGTGGAAATAGTGAACGAA contains the following coding sequences:
- the LOC124955677 gene encoding transcriptional regulator Kaiso-like isoform X5, which translates into the protein MDNKNEETIVYVTIPRKEELSCVNCEIDFIEVQNSLARSNYHWQTLKCRMGSSSQLYSLSWGEFSSSLASAVQLLRGHGDLVDVTLAAGGRSFPAHKIVLSAASPFLLDLLKSTPCQHPVVMLAGIGADDLESLLEFVYRGEVSVEPSQLPSLLQAAHCLCIHGLTPPTILTESGEEVPPSAIPAANEGLSRETLSSYFPLKRRKKRRKSSSSSGKWARGNMTNDSENRHLNTHADDHGTTDYDPKDIDAHHGDDTASDQLGYTNHQGSHSPPSKEAKPVTTENSQAGAHQEHTSDSEQHLQTLTPIQPYSPLHIPQFPGSMNMGYPQGVPLPLTQGSAAGTPTCALSGSLKVRGASDCPGICPLCGATLRQARNLRRHLLSSCKCRFSSHPLQGSLSDSMMIEVKPEVEVTEYSEQSANHGTDSGNSERIICKPSPLPSPVSRESNVVSPRSNAPSPTIAR
- the LOC124955677 gene encoding uncharacterized protein LOC124955677 isoform X1, producing MWNKVGQYYIQGKHFYTSMQEMNALKLQISINDGNVLFKFQPRKLKIPFIQLEDFYLLRSSILDFLIDNNGFINLTEFSQSVYVLPSMNMGKVISVVKKIPSSCPFKDYEQLRRHWKNMYGYRLPKTPEGIIYYNIKFSSPGVNHFTYPSTCVALKPLQLFPSNDNEYIISLFIDDIRKTISEICGKKLQILSHKKENVQFFSLNEYTSNLQNKLLSPGEKESSKFQSNVKIIEKIPKSEFLSKYEHWLLKDTNKSTCQTLKPITHLSEIEKIHTTSIPVGVNNRKTFLNENLRIDKINDNKIINSNLLNYNETVGKSSNRLQHVKRKFQSFETNTESINSMQINEHTNTKVKEKFLNIRNDIKMNQDVDIEMLAKLNQLDQVKSSILSDWLQKHSIPHKLKEKKSQLILKVMEHIRKKKICY
- the LOC124955676 gene encoding formin-J-like isoform X2, producing the protein MQAIRNRNTDTVKLLLQQKSNINDSTYLGMSVIGMACAISKEMLQMIYEICPSTLINAMNDDINPLCIAALKNDKDLFFSLIDMGLDVSKANEYTHIMMKQSTVPEIANLARFYGEIEDYWNDGSNDIPMKNESNYNVSITEHKNKPQYIVQILKDFNNKDDILNNNNKNNNNNNNNNNNNNNNNNNNIPLINIDTYHTDINNQSNLMETLESTCKEKYLKSLNVDLLAGATLSGESSLISPTFLDISNTEFPTSPNIYFVKNCTNLATINENDEKDPIMIETEIEYNKLLEISTSTKDSKHSPTVMLKRLQSIRPADLDLTSVQNDHNTTLEFIPEFSPTSSPNVPAYINDENVSGDKTPTPPRYRTPPRGMVLNSQQTKMIVFLKHYGLCHHMSTFLKEEIDMDLILMLSDKDLQEIGIKEEAERTSILTAIKIYQSIEM
- the LOC124955676 gene encoding homeobox protein 3-like isoform X1, with the translated sequence MNNQNNIIEKNREAEDSKKIIESTVIKLLRTQEYTLNAVNNYGENLLHVSAAYGCSNIIKEILQKKEHRQVINRKNKFGWTPLMQAIRNRNTDTVKLLLQQKSNINDSTYLGMSVIGMACAISKEMLQMIYEICPSTLINAMNDDINPLCIAALKNDKDLFFSLIDMGLDVSKANEYTHIMMKQSTVPEIANLARFYGEIEDYWNDGSNDIPMKNESNYNVSITEHKNKPQYIVQILKDFNNKDDILNNNNKNNNNNNNNNNNNNNNNNNNIPLINIDTYHTDINNQSNLMETLESTCKEKYLKSLNVDLLAGATLSGESSLISPTFLDISNTEFPTSPNIYFVKNCTNLATINENDEKDPIMIETEIEYNKLLEISTSTKDSKHSPTVMLKRLQSIRPADLDLTSVQNDHNTTLEFIPEFSPTSSPNVPAYINDENVSGDKTPTPPRYRTPPRGMVLNSQQTKMIVFLKHYGLCHHMSTFLKEEIDMDLILMLSDKDLQEIGIKEEAERTSILTAIKIYQSIEM
- the LOC124955677 gene encoding protein tramtrack, beta isoform-like isoform X2 is translated as MGSSSQLYSLSWGEFSSSLASAVQLLRGHGDLVDVTLAAGGRSFPAHKIVLSAASPFLLDLLKSTPCQHPVVMLAGIGADDLESLLEFVYRGEVSVEPSQLPSLLQAAHCLCIHGLTPPTILTESGEEVPPSAIPAANEGLSRETLSSYFPLKRRKKRRKSSSSSGKWARGNMTNDSENRHLNTHADDHGTTDYDPKDIDAHHGDDTAASDQLGYTNHQGSHSPPSKEAKPVTTENSQAGAHQEHTSDSEQHLQTLTPIQPYSPLHIPQFPGSMNMGYPQGVPLPLTQGSAAGTPTCALSGSLKVRGASDCPGICPLCGATLRQARNLRRHLLSSCKCRFSSHPLQGSLSDSMMIEVKPEVEVTEYSEQSANHGTDSGNSERIICKPSPLPSPVSRESNVVSPRSNAPSPTIAR
- the LOC124955677 gene encoding protein tramtrack, beta isoform-like isoform X4; translation: MGSSSQLYSLSWGEFSSSLASAVQLLRGHGDLVDVTLAAGGRSFPAHKIVLSAASPFLLDLLKSTPCQHPVVMLAGIGADDLESLLEFVYRGEVSVEPSQLPSLLQAAHCLCIHGLTPPTILTESGEEVPPSAIPAANEGLSRETLSSYFPLKRRKKRRKSSSSSGKWARGNMTNDSENRHLNTHADDHGTTDYDPKDIDAHHGDDTGDGQSKTRNMSDQPISCPLCGAMLRQSRNLRRHLELLHFGLGNGSKAGLHVRHRRNDRGGNYFRPSLPCIRTPHAPRTDSHHPRANEHSDFPTMTPLSVPSTVSSGNLMGPGSSVLGSAEQNAHSLSTVSATSCGVSMGPANNGIYTSDTSASMLGCLLPSLPSLPSLSSPHDVFRHGEMLRAYHDPTRQHARHLQRTDVT
- the LOC124955677 gene encoding protein abrupt-like isoform X3, whose amino-acid sequence is MGSSSQLYSLSWGEFSSSLASAVQLLRGHGDLVDVTLAAGGRSFPAHKIVLSAASPFLLDLLKSTPCQHPVVMLAGIGADDLESLLEFVYRGEVSVEPSQLPSLLQAAHCLCIHGLTPPTILTESGEEVPPSAIPAANEGLSRETLSSYFPLKRRKKRRKSSSSSGKWARGNMTNDSENRHLNTHADDHGTTDYDPKDIDAHHGDDTASDQLGYTNHQGSHSPPSKEAKPVTTENSQAGAHQEHTSDSEQHLQTLTPIQPYSPLHIPQFPGSMNMGYPQGVPLPLTQGSAAGTPTCALSGSLKVRGASDCPGICPLCGATLRQARNLRRHLLSSCKCRFSSHPLQGSLSDSMMIEVKPEVEVTEYSEQSANHGTDSGNSERIICKPSPLPSPVSRESNVVSPRSNAPSPTIAR